From bacterium, the proteins below share one genomic window:
- a CDS encoding HAMP domain-containing protein, whose translation MVSSRRRLLVWWFRAGIGIRLFFFFLISFLLFLLVYWQRPTGDAANLPSVVVWSLVNFIVAALLILVFLVARNFYQLLFERKRKTHGSRLRLKLVGAIVGLTAIPAVLLISVSSGLLSKAIDGWFSSPVEASVEAAREVAKMYFGSLKSRAVQITRELSEELQSQELALDTPESIRSLLERKRVNEELYGIQLFSSPNESVVHVENVTASIDYFSPPPLDVEIVKRAFDGNKEVIFQETLSSQFVRSLRPVLISNKNLVLLVTIRVPASMTLALNTIGDSYNDYLQLQHFQNPLRSTYIVSLYLVAALVLFAAVWLGIHIARQLTVPIQRLSEAMQEVASGNFGRQVHHKGDDEIALLTRSFNQMTTQLRDSTAQSERRRVYLETVLSNLAVGVVVFDIDGTITAVNDAALRILGEKGVSADYEGSLGGSLIPDEMWEKVGHLLTEEAVRQDPKRIQEQEVLFSVDGIERRVLCTTGALTTQMQRSIGNVLLIDDVTALSEAQRLAAWREAARRIAHEIKNPLTPIKLAAQRLGRTFRDSEPLGQQVLEATHTIIEHVDSIKRLTDEFSRFARMPMLNLQQTDLTLLVNDVVLSYVENERGISFQAMVGEGVPEVEVDAEQIRRMLINLIDNSIRAIREERDETAGLSGEAARILVKLYVQQEQEKITLEICDTGPGVAVEDRARVFEPYFTRRSGGTGLGLAIVASIVAEHHGEVRVTDFSPRGTRMIISLPLSMQRSTQRKLEVI comes from the coding sequence ATGGTGTCTTCGCGCAGGCGGCTTCTCGTGTGGTGGTTTCGTGCCGGGATTGGGATCCGACTCTTTTTCTTCTTTTTGATCAGCTTTCTCTTGTTTCTGCTGGTGTATTGGCAGAGACCTACGGGTGATGCCGCTAATCTTCCGAGTGTTGTTGTTTGGAGTCTTGTAAATTTTATTGTTGCAGCTCTTCTGATCCTTGTGTTTCTGGTAGCGAGGAATTTCTATCAGCTTCTTTTCGAGCGAAAGAGAAAGACTCATGGTTCGCGTCTTCGGCTGAAGTTGGTAGGAGCTATCGTCGGGCTGACAGCTATTCCAGCAGTTCTTTTGATTTCTGTCTCGAGTGGACTCTTGAGTAAGGCTATTGATGGTTGGTTTAGCTCGCCGGTTGAGGCATCAGTAGAGGCTGCTCGAGAAGTTGCAAAGATGTACTTTGGCTCTTTGAAAAGTCGAGCGGTACAAATCACTCGCGAGTTGAGTGAGGAGCTTCAGTCGCAAGAGTTAGCGCTCGATACTCCTGAGAGCATTCGAAGCCTCTTGGAGCGTAAACGAGTCAATGAAGAGCTTTACGGAATACAGTTGTTCAGTTCGCCGAATGAGTCTGTTGTCCATGTAGAGAACGTTACGGCTTCGATAGATTATTTTTCGCCCCCGCCACTGGACGTGGAGATAGTAAAGAGAGCATTTGATGGCAACAAGGAGGTGATCTTTCAAGAGACTCTCTCAAGTCAGTTCGTTCGATCCTTACGACCAGTGCTGATATCAAATAAAAATCTGGTCTTGTTAGTGACCATTCGAGTTCCAGCATCAATGACACTGGCATTGAACACTATCGGGGACTCCTATAACGATTATCTTCAGCTTCAACATTTTCAGAATCCTTTAAGAAGCACGTATATCGTCTCTCTCTATCTGGTTGCTGCACTTGTTCTCTTTGCGGCAGTCTGGTTGGGAATTCATATTGCTCGACAGCTTACCGTGCCTATTCAACGCCTATCAGAAGCGATGCAGGAAGTAGCGAGTGGGAATTTTGGTCGACAAGTTCACCATAAGGGGGATGATGAGATCGCGTTGCTCACCAGAAGTTTTAACCAGATGACGACTCAGCTAAGGGACTCTACGGCGCAATCCGAAAGGCGTCGAGTATACCTTGAAACGGTCTTAAGCAATCTAGCAGTCGGAGTTGTCGTATTTGATATCGATGGGACGATTACTGCGGTGAATGATGCAGCACTTCGCATCTTGGGGGAAAAGGGAGTCAGTGCTGATTATGAAGGCTCTTTGGGGGGAAGCCTTATTCCCGATGAGATGTGGGAAAAGGTAGGGCATCTATTGACGGAAGAGGCTGTGCGTCAAGATCCGAAGCGAATTCAGGAGCAAGAGGTGTTATTTTCTGTAGACGGCATTGAACGTCGAGTGCTCTGTACCACTGGAGCTTTGACGACCCAGATGCAGCGCTCGATTGGAAATGTGCTCCTGATTGACGACGTAACGGCACTCAGCGAAGCTCAACGTCTGGCAGCTTGGAGAGAGGCTGCTCGACGTATTGCTCATGAGATTAAGAATCCACTGACCCCTATTAAGCTTGCAGCTCAGAGACTGGGCCGAACGTTCCGAGACTCGGAGCCACTTGGACAACAGGTGCTTGAGGCGACGCATACGATCATTGAGCATGTAGACTCAATTAAACGCCTGACCGATGAATTTTCTCGCTTTGCGCGTATGCCAATGCTCAACCTTCAGCAAACTGATTTAACGTTACTCGTTAACGACGTTGTGTTGTCGTACGTTGAAAATGAGAGAGGGATATCATTCCAGGCCATGGTTGGCGAAGGTGTACCAGAGGTGGAGGTTGATGCTGAGCAGATTCGCAGGATGCTTATTAATCTCATTGATAACTCAATTCGAGCTATCCGAGAGGAGAGGGATGAGACGGCAGGTTTGTCGGGCGAAGCAGCCCGAATCCTTGTTAAGCTCTATGTCCAACAGGAGCAGGAAAAGATCACGTTGGAGATCTGCGATACCGGACCGGGTGTTGCTGTAGAAGACCGAGCAAGAGTATTTGAGCCATATTTCACAAGAAGAAGTGGTGGAACTGGTCTTGGATTGGCTATTGTAGCATCAATTGTAGCCGAGCATCACGGAGAGGTTCGGGTAACTGACTTTTCCCCTAGAGGAACTCGAATGATTATTTCATTACCGCTATCGATGCAAAGATCCACTCAGCGAAAGCTGGAGGTTATATGA
- the ruvB gene encoding Holliday junction branch migration DNA helicase RuvB: MGDESTSFALRQSSASSEDEGQLATLRPTGFDNYIGQLSVKENLQIACSASKKRGDSLDHVLLHGPPGLGKTSLARILAQELSVGFKATSGPVIEKPGDLAAILSSLQERDLLFIDEIHRLPRVVEEVLYPAMEDFEIDILIGQGPSAKSVRIDLKPFTLVGATTRTGMLTSPLRDRFGMVLRLSFYEPQELAEIVTRSANILNIRLEPDAALIIGSRARGTPRIANRMLKRVRDFAEFKGEQSVTTDIADDALGRLQVDHAGLDEMDRTILSLIAEKFSGGPVGIDTIAAAIGEERNTIEDVYEPFLLQQGFLARTKRGREVTKLGYDHIGIKPSASAAKNLELFS; this comes from the coding sequence ATTGGCGACGAGAGCACATCATTTGCCCTCAGGCAATCGAGTGCATCCTCAGAGGACGAGGGGCAACTTGCGACATTACGACCCACGGGATTTGATAATTATATTGGCCAACTTTCTGTAAAGGAGAACCTCCAGATTGCGTGTTCGGCCTCTAAGAAAAGAGGGGATTCCCTCGATCATGTCCTACTACACGGTCCTCCTGGATTAGGAAAGACCTCGCTGGCTCGAATCCTGGCTCAGGAATTGTCGGTCGGATTTAAAGCGACCTCAGGGCCGGTGATTGAAAAGCCTGGTGATCTGGCAGCCATTCTGTCTTCTCTACAGGAGAGAGATCTTTTATTTATTGATGAAATTCATCGACTTCCGCGCGTGGTTGAAGAAGTTTTATACCCAGCGATGGAAGATTTTGAAATCGATATTCTCATCGGACAAGGCCCTTCAGCGAAATCAGTAAGAATTGATCTGAAGCCGTTTACTTTAGTCGGAGCAACAACTCGAACAGGAATGCTCACCTCGCCCCTGCGCGATAGGTTTGGAATGGTTCTCAGGCTTTCTTTCTATGAGCCTCAAGAGCTTGCTGAGATAGTCACTCGCTCTGCAAACATTTTAAATATTCGGCTCGAGCCTGATGCAGCATTGATCATCGGCAGTCGGGCTCGTGGAACCCCGCGGATTGCGAATCGTATGCTAAAGCGGGTGCGGGACTTTGCTGAATTCAAAGGCGAACAGTCTGTGACGACCGATATTGCGGATGATGCCCTTGGGCGGCTGCAAGTGGATCATGCGGGTCTTGATGAAATGGATAGGACCATTCTTTCTCTCATTGCAGAGAAGTTCTCAGGAGGTCCAGTTGGGATAGACACCATTGCTGCTGCGATTGGGGAAGAACGAAATACCATAGAGGATGTTTATGAGCCGTTCTTACTCCAACAGGGTTTTCTTGCGCGCACGAAGCGGGGAAGGGAGGTAACGAAGCTCGGATATGATCATATCGGGATAAAGCCGTCGGCTAGTGCGGCGAAGAATCTAGAGTTATTTTCATGA
- the ruvA gene encoding Holliday junction branch migration protein RuvA: MIGRLIGEVAEIVGSRVLVDIQGVGYEVYCPRSTLEELSVGSSGRLIVHTEMKESDIRLYGFHTMIEKQLFEFLIQVNGVGPKSALEILSSLESEELIRVIGSGEAQRLQKTKGIGKKTAERIVLELQDKLSTYAVESSSLSDQIESVRVADSSDDSVLALVSLGFSKNQAELAVHKALSEKGHLQDAGDIVKAALAFL; this comes from the coding sequence ATGATAGGACGATTAATTGGAGAGGTTGCTGAGATAGTTGGCTCAAGAGTCCTGGTTGATATCCAGGGGGTTGGTTATGAGGTCTATTGCCCTCGGTCTACTCTCGAAGAGCTATCGGTTGGAAGTTCAGGACGACTCATTGTTCATACAGAAATGAAGGAGTCTGACATTCGACTGTACGGCTTTCATACCATGATAGAAAAGCAGCTCTTTGAATTTCTCATACAAGTGAATGGGGTTGGACCAAAGAGCGCCTTAGAAATACTCTCCTCGTTAGAGTCAGAGGAGCTGATACGTGTAATAGGCAGCGGTGAGGCACAACGATTACAGAAGACCAAGGGGATTGGAAAAAAAACTGCAGAAAGGATCGTCTTAGAACTTCAAGACAAATTGTCGACTTATGCGGTCGAGAGTTCATCACTGAGTGATCAGATTGAGTCCGTGCGAGTAGCAGATAGCTCAGATGACTCAGTATTAGCACTTGTCTCGCTGGGATTCTCTAAAAATCAAGCAGAGCTGGCGGTTCATAAAGCGTTATCGGAAAAGGGACACCTGCAAGATGCTGGGGATATCGTGAAGGCCGCACTTGCGTTCCTTTAA
- a CDS encoding YebC/PmpR family DNA-binding transcriptional regulator, translating to MAGHSKWSKIKRKKAANDAKRGANFTKLLKEIQVAAKMGGADPAGNPRLKVAIQIAKSSSVPNDNIDRAITKGAGNLDGVDYEDVLYEGYGPGGVAILVKTLTENRNRTVAEVRHAFNKYGGSLGSTNSVAYQFTDKGVFTLPKECVGEEQLYECAIDAGAEDLKDDGECWEVICEPSLFGEVRDGLESLQVELEGELTSIPNNTVSVAGKEAETLIKLLEVLEDLDDVQRVVANFELDETTLENLDG from the coding sequence ATGGCGGGTCATTCCAAGTGGTCAAAAATTAAAAGAAAGAAGGCAGCAAACGACGCAAAGCGTGGCGCAAACTTCACAAAATTACTCAAAGAGATACAAGTTGCTGCGAAGATGGGAGGTGCTGATCCAGCCGGCAATCCACGCTTGAAGGTTGCGATACAAATTGCGAAGTCCAGTAGCGTGCCGAACGATAATATTGATCGTGCGATTACGAAGGGCGCTGGAAATCTTGATGGGGTTGATTATGAAGATGTGCTGTATGAGGGATACGGACCGGGCGGAGTCGCCATTCTTGTAAAAACGCTTACCGAGAATCGCAATCGCACAGTAGCTGAGGTGCGACACGCCTTCAATAAGTACGGAGGAAGTCTCGGTAGTACAAACTCAGTCGCTTATCAGTTTACCGATAAGGGAGTATTCACTTTACCGAAGGAATGTGTCGGGGAGGAGCAGCTCTATGAGTGTGCTATTGATGCTGGAGCGGAAGATTTAAAAGACGATGGAGAGTGCTGGGAAGTGATTTGTGAGCCATCGCTTTTCGGTGAAGTAAGGGATGGCTTAGAGAGTTTGCAGGTGGAGCTGGAGGGAGAATTAACGTCTATACCGAACAATACGGTGTCGGTAGCTGGAAAAGAAGCGGAGACATTAATCAAGCTGCTCGAGGTTTTAGAAGATTTAGATGATGTACAACGTGTTGTAGCGAACTTTGAGCTTGATGAGACGACTCTCGAAAACTTGGATGGATAG